From Streptomyces chrestomyceticus JCM 4735, one genomic window encodes:
- a CDS encoding DUF742 domain-containing protein, giving the protein MATPPSGYPYGPGQQSGPQGEHHHNRFNFPSAPSRRQQRPPQPPQSRQPYQQQPYDSRQPYEPSPYDQPRAPRSRSAQSQRRAPGPSAPTGGAHNPLVRPYAMTGGRTRPRYQLAIEALVSTTADPARLQGQLPEHQRICHLCREIKSVAEISALLSIPLGVARILVADLAEAGLVAIHQPGGDETAGGQPDVTLLERVLSGLRKL; this is encoded by the coding sequence GCACCATCACAACCGCTTCAACTTCCCTTCCGCGCCCAGCCGCCGGCAGCAGCGGCCACCCCAGCCGCCGCAGTCCCGGCAGCCCTACCAGCAGCAGCCGTACGACTCCCGGCAGCCGTACGAGCCGTCGCCGTACGACCAGCCTCGGGCGCCCCGCAGCCGGTCGGCGCAGTCCCAGCGGCGCGCGCCCGGCCCGTCGGCTCCCACCGGGGGCGCGCACAACCCGCTCGTGCGCCCGTACGCGATGACCGGAGGCCGGACCCGGCCGCGCTACCAGCTCGCCATCGAGGCGCTGGTCAGCACGACCGCCGACCCGGCCAGGCTGCAGGGCCAGTTGCCGGAGCACCAGCGCATCTGCCACCTCTGCCGCGAGATCAAGTCAGTGGCCGAGATCTCGGCCCTTCTCTCCATCCCCCTCGGCGTCGCCCGAATCCTCGTCGCCGACCTGGCCGAGGCCGGACTCGTCGCCATCCATCAGCCCGGCGGGGACGAGACCGCCGGCGGACAGCCAGATGTGACACTGCTCGAAAGGGTGCTCAGTGGACTTCGCAAGCTCTAG
- a CDS encoding GTP-binding protein translates to MDFASSSGAARSTTSAKIVVAGGFGVGKTTFVGAVSEINPLRTEAVMTSASAGIDDLTHAPDKTTTTVAMDFGRITLDQDLILYLFGTPGQDRFWFMWDDLVRGAIGAVVLVDTRRLADCFPAVDYFENSGLPFVIALNGFDGHQPYTPDEVREALQIGPDAPIITTDARHRSEAKSALITLVEHALMARLR, encoded by the coding sequence GTGGACTTCGCAAGCTCTAGCGGTGCAGCCCGCTCCACCACCTCCGCGAAGATCGTGGTGGCGGGCGGCTTCGGCGTGGGCAAGACCACGTTCGTCGGGGCCGTCTCAGAGATCAACCCGCTGCGCACCGAAGCCGTGATGACCTCGGCGTCGGCCGGCATCGACGACCTCACGCACGCGCCGGACAAGACCACGACGACCGTGGCGATGGACTTCGGCCGCATCACCCTGGACCAGGACCTGATCCTGTACCTCTTCGGTACGCCCGGTCAGGACCGCTTCTGGTTCATGTGGGACGACCTGGTCCGCGGCGCCATCGGCGCGGTCGTCCTGGTCGACACCCGCCGCCTCGCCGACTGCTTCCCGGCGGTCGACTACTTCGAGAACAGCGGCCTGCCCTTCGTCATCGCCCTCAACGGCTTCGACGGACACCAGCCGTACACGCCGGACGAGGTCCGCGAGGCCCTCCAGATCGGCCCCGACGCACCGATCATCACCACCGACGCCCGCCACCGCAGCGAGGCCAAGAGCGCCCTGATCACCCTGGTCGAGCACGCTCTCATGGCCCGCCTGCGCTGA
- a CDS encoding dihydroxyacetone kinase family protein has protein sequence MTTTPAGPGHDPGTFREDWLEGLADAYARTVRRVPDTFGVVGRHAPRPGKVAVVIGGGSGHYPAFAGLVGPGLADAAAVGDVFASPSAEQVYRTARAADGGAGVLFSYGNYAGDVMHFGLAARRLAAEGTDVRTVLVTDDVASGPPPVAGQEVDPSHDRRGVAGDFFVFKVAGAAAERGDDLAAVARAAEHANAMTRTFGAAFAGCTLPGAREPLFTVDAGTTELGMGIHGEPGLRTTRHLTAAELADALVDNLLQELPEPPAGNDGRVAVLLNGLGRTKYEEMFVVYRQVNRRLRAAGLRPHRPEVGEFVTSFDMAGVSLSVMLLDDELAALYDAPCDTPAFRSLPGEHTEAADLRPSVPAPAAVPSAATDAPGTDLPATAALQAALDLIAAHEDELGRLDAVAGDGDHGIGIVRGLRAAVRAARAAEPGPSADPRSAGAALLAAGLALADASGGASGALYGTLLAETGAVLTRADGYSTALFADAADAAQRAVSELGGARVGDKTMLDALDPFRAELHARAGEPLPGAWKAAAQSATRAAAATADLTPSRGRAARMGPLGHGHPDPGATSLALLLTATADHLDR, from the coding sequence ATGACCACCACCCCCGCCGGCCCCGGACACGACCCCGGAACCTTCCGCGAGGACTGGCTGGAGGGCCTGGCCGACGCCTACGCCCGCACGGTGCGCCGGGTCCCGGACACGTTCGGGGTCGTCGGACGGCACGCGCCGCGCCCCGGCAAGGTCGCGGTCGTCATCGGGGGCGGCTCCGGCCACTACCCCGCCTTCGCCGGGCTCGTCGGCCCCGGCCTCGCCGACGCGGCGGCCGTCGGCGACGTCTTCGCCAGCCCCAGCGCCGAACAGGTCTACCGCACCGCGCGCGCGGCCGACGGCGGCGCCGGGGTGCTCTTCAGCTACGGCAATTACGCCGGGGACGTCATGCACTTCGGCCTCGCCGCACGCCGCCTGGCCGCCGAAGGCACCGACGTCCGTACGGTCCTGGTCACCGACGACGTGGCCAGCGGGCCGCCGCCCGTCGCGGGCCAGGAGGTCGACCCGTCCCACGACCGGCGCGGGGTGGCCGGCGACTTCTTCGTCTTCAAGGTGGCCGGCGCGGCCGCCGAACGCGGTGACGACCTGGCGGCCGTCGCCCGCGCCGCCGAGCACGCCAACGCGATGACCCGCACCTTCGGCGCCGCGTTCGCTGGCTGTACGCTCCCGGGCGCCCGCGAACCGCTGTTCACCGTCGACGCGGGCACCACCGAACTCGGCATGGGCATACACGGCGAACCCGGCCTGCGCACCACCCGCCACCTCACCGCCGCCGAACTCGCCGACGCGCTCGTCGACAACCTCCTCCAGGAACTCCCCGAGCCGCCCGCCGGGAACGACGGCCGGGTCGCCGTCCTCCTCAACGGCCTGGGCCGCACCAAGTACGAGGAGATGTTCGTCGTCTACCGGCAGGTCAACCGCCGCCTGCGCGCCGCCGGGCTGCGCCCGCACCGCCCGGAGGTCGGCGAGTTCGTCACGTCCTTCGACATGGCGGGCGTCTCGCTGTCCGTCATGCTCCTGGACGACGAACTCGCCGCGCTCTACGACGCGCCCTGCGACACCCCCGCCTTCCGCAGCCTCCCGGGCGAGCACACGGAGGCCGCCGACCTCCGCCCGTCCGTACCCGCACCGGCTGCCGTCCCCTCCGCCGCCACCGACGCCCCCGGCACCGACCTCCCCGCCACCGCCGCCCTCCAGGCCGCCCTCGACCTGATCGCCGCCCACGAGGACGAACTGGGCCGCCTGGACGCGGTGGCCGGGGACGGCGACCACGGCATCGGCATCGTCCGGGGCCTGCGCGCCGCCGTCCGCGCGGCCCGCGCGGCCGAACCGGGTCCGTCCGCCGACCCCCGCTCGGCGGGCGCCGCGCTGCTCGCCGCCGGTCTCGCCCTGGCCGACGCCTCGGGCGGCGCGTCCGGCGCCCTGTACGGCACGCTGCTCGCCGAGACCGGCGCCGTCCTCACCCGCGCCGACGGCTACTCCACCGCCCTGTTCGCGGACGCCGCCGACGCCGCGCAGCGGGCCGTCTCGGAACTGGGCGGCGCCCGGGTCGGTGACAAGACGATGCTCGACGCGCTGGACCCGTTCCGGGCCGAACTCCACGCCCGCGCCGGCGAACCCCTGCCCGGCGCCTGGAAGGCGGCCGCCCAGTCCGCCACCCGCGCCGCGGCCGCCACCGCGGACCTCACCCCGTCCCGCGGCCGCGCCGCCCGGATGGGCCCGCTGGGCCACGGCCACCCGGACCCGGGAGCGACGTCGCTGGCGCTCCTGCTCACCGCCACCGCCGACCACCTGGACCGGTAA